The following coding sequences are from one uncultured Bacteroides sp. window:
- the rhaT gene encoding L-rhamnose/proton symporter RhaT, which translates to MNTLIGLIIIAIGSFGQSSSYVPIKKVKQWSWESFWLVQGIFAWLVFPLLGALLGIPVGSSLFELWGAGGALSSIIYGVLWGIGGLTFGLSMRYLGVALGQSIALGTCAGFGTLFPAIFSGKDLFHGEGLLLLIGVCITLAGIAVIGYAGSLRSKNMTEEEKKAAVKDFALTKGLLVALLAGVMSACFALGLEAGIPIKEAAMANGVEGLYAGLPVIFLVTFGGFITNAAYCIQQNVKNKTGKEYFSVKGNVLTNNILFCALAGVLWYSQFFGLEMGKSFLADSPILLAFSWSILMSLNVTFSNFWGIILKEWKGANNSTILVLVLGLVVLVSSIIVVAMAQA; encoded by the coding sequence ATGAACACACTTATCGGACTTATCATTATTGCTATAGGAAGCTTTGGACAAAGTAGTTCATATGTACCTATCAAGAAAGTGAAGCAATGGAGCTGGGAAAGCTTTTGGCTAGTGCAAGGCATTTTTGCCTGGTTGGTTTTTCCTCTGTTAGGAGCTCTGCTGGGTATTCCTGTAGGAAGTAGCTTGTTTGAATTATGGGGAGCCGGAGGTGCTTTATCCTCCATTATCTATGGTGTGCTATGGGGCATCGGTGGGCTGACCTTCGGACTAAGTATGCGTTATTTGGGAGTAGCTTTAGGGCAGAGCATTGCTCTTGGTACATGTGCAGGTTTTGGTACTTTGTTTCCTGCTATATTCAGCGGTAAGGATTTGTTTCATGGCGAAGGTTTACTTTTGCTTATTGGAGTGTGTATCACGTTGGCAGGCATTGCCGTTATCGGGTATGCCGGAAGTCTTCGCTCTAAGAACATGACGGAGGAAGAGAAGAAAGCTGCGGTGAAAGATTTTGCTTTAACAAAAGGATTACTTGTTGCTTTGCTAGCTGGTGTAATGAGTGCTTGTTTTGCTTTGGGGCTTGAGGCCGGAATACCAATAAAGGAGGCTGCAATGGCAAACGGTGTTGAAGGATTATATGCAGGGCTTCCTGTCATATTCCTTGTGACATTTGGAGGCTTTATCACTAACGCAGCTTACTGTATACAGCAGAATGTGAAGAATAAAACAGGTAAAGAATATTTTTCTGTTAAGGGAAATGTACTGACAAATAATATTCTGTTTTGTGCACTTGCAGGAGTACTTTGGTACTCACAGTTCTTCGGACTTGAAATGGGTAAGAGTTTTCTTGCAGATAGTCCTATTCTACTTGCTTTCTCATGGAGCATCTTAATGTCTCTCAATGTTACATTCAGTAATTTCTGGGGCATTATCTTGAAAGAGTGGAAAGGAGCAAACAATTCAACCATCTTAGTGCTTGTGTTGGGATTGGTAGTGTTAGTTTCATCTATTATTGTAGTAGCGATGGCACAAGCCTAA
- the rhaD gene encoding rhamnulose-1-phosphate aldolase, with protein sequence MKSILESRPKLAKQVADVAEVAGYLWQKGWAERNGGNITVNVTELADDEIKALPAISEKVQIGNMLPHLKGCYFFCKGTNKRMRDLARWPMENGSFIRICDNCASYEIIADNPVKPTSELASHLSMHNYLIGSGSNYKAVVHTHPIDLVAMTHNPAFLKKDVLTKLLWSMIPETRAFCPKGLGIIPYALPSSFELADATVKQLEEYDVVMWEKHGVCSVSENVMEAFDMIDTLSKSAQIYLTAKSMGFEPEGLSDVLMEELKVAFNLPK encoded by the coding sequence ATGAAATCAATATTAGAGAGTCGTCCGAAGCTTGCTAAGCAGGTAGCCGATGTGGCTGAGGTGGCTGGTTATCTCTGGCAAAAAGGATGGGCTGAACGTAATGGCGGGAATATCACTGTGAATGTGACGGAACTTGCTGATGATGAAATAAAAGCTTTACCGGCTATTAGCGAAAAAGTGCAAATAGGGAATATGCTTCCTCATCTTAAAGGATGTTACTTCTTTTGTAAGGGAACAAATAAACGTATGCGCGATTTGGCTCGTTGGCCAATGGAAAATGGCTCATTTATACGTATTTGCGATAACTGTGCCAGCTATGAAATTATTGCCGATAACCCTGTAAAACCTACATCAGAACTTGCTTCTCATTTATCTATGCACAATTATCTGATTGGCAGTGGCTCTAATTATAAGGCTGTTGTGCATACACATCCTATTGATTTGGTAGCGATGACTCACAATCCTGCTTTTTTGAAAAAAGATGTGTTAACCAAGCTATTGTGGAGTATGATTCCTGAAACAAGAGCTTTCTGCCCTAAAGGTTTGGGAATTATCCCTTACGCTTTGCCTAGTTCTTTTGAACTGGCTGATGCGACAGTGAAACAGCTTGAAGAATATGATGTTGTGATGTGGGAGAAACACGGTGTTTGTTCCGTATCTGAGAATGTTATGGAAGCATTTGATATGATTGATACGCTTTCAAAATCTGCACAAATTTATTTAACAGCTAAGTCTATGGGCTTTGAGCCGGAAGGTCTTTCTGATGTATTGATGGAAGAATTAAAAGTGGCATTTAATTTGCCTAAATAA
- a CDS encoding AraC family transcriptional regulator yields MAKSFNDLGVEFKYLIVNDKDHQFGLWINTVGFQSIQPNSPYPLKDHPSGYYFNALKGRILPEYQIVYITKGRGLFASDSTPERQVCKGRLMILFPGQWHTYHPLQQTGWNEYYIGFEGSIIDNLIRNSFITKDNQILEVGLNEELVSLFVRAIEIAEADKISAQQYLSGIVLHIIGMILSVSKNKIFEIGDVDQKIEQAKIIMNENVLKNVDPEELAMKLNISYSWFRKVFKDYTGYAPAKYFQELKLRKAKQLLVSTSQSVKEISFMLDYKSTEHFFSLFKKRTGFTPLEYRTYARGEEAENADVSIPTESVNL; encoded by the coding sequence ATGGCTAAAAGTTTTAATGATTTAGGAGTCGAGTTTAAGTATCTCATTGTTAACGACAAGGACCATCAGTTTGGACTTTGGATTAATACTGTAGGCTTCCAGTCAATTCAGCCTAATTCTCCTTATCCTTTAAAAGATCATCCTTCCGGTTATTACTTCAATGCACTTAAAGGGCGCATACTCCCCGAATACCAGATAGTCTATATTACTAAAGGACGAGGTTTGTTTGCTTCGGATTCCACTCCTGAGAGACAAGTATGTAAGGGACGTTTGATGATTCTTTTTCCTGGTCAATGGCATACATACCATCCTTTACAGCAGACAGGTTGGAATGAATATTATATTGGTTTTGAGGGATCTATTATTGATAATCTGATAAGAAATTCTTTTATCACAAAGGATAATCAGATTCTTGAAGTTGGTTTGAATGAAGAATTAGTATCACTCTTTGTCCGTGCTATTGAAATAGCTGAAGCAGATAAGATTTCTGCCCAGCAGTATCTTTCGGGAATTGTTCTCCATATTATTGGAATGATTCTTTCTGTGTCTAAGAATAAGATATTTGAGATTGGGGATGTGGATCAGAAAATAGAGCAGGCCAAAATTATCATGAATGAAAATGTTTTGAAGAATGTAGATCCGGAAGAATTGGCTATGAAGTTAAATATTAGTTATTCCTGGTTTAGAAAAGTATTCAAGGACTATACAGGTTATGCTCCTGCTAAATATTTTCAAGAATTGAAACTGCGTAAGGCCAAGCAACTGTTAGTAAGCACTTCGCAATCTGTAAAAGAGATATCTTTTATGCTTGATTATAAATCAACTGAGCATTTCTTTTCACTGTTTAAAAAACGCACAGGGTTTACTCCTCTTGAATATCGTACTTATGCAAGAGGAGAGGAGGCTGAAAATGCGGATGTATCTATTCCTACCGAATCTGTTAATCTTTAG